From a region of the Georgenia yuyongxinii genome:
- a CDS encoding tyrosine-type recombinase/integrase produces the protein MAGNIAKRANGKWRARYRDEAGKEHSRHFDRKIDAQQWLDQVTSAVVTGTYADPQAGRITFAAYFGEWSARQVWAHNTVLAMSLEAGSTPFAGKPIRQVRRSDVEAWIKQMNAGGLAPGTIKTRYVNVRSVFRAAVKDRVIGSDPTDGVRLPRRRRADVAMSIPTPEEVGRLMTAADERFQPFIALCAFAGLRLGEAAGVQLGDVDVLRKTLKVSRQVQRLNGGEIDVRAPKYGSERVVYVADGLVNVLAKHVAKYGTTGKNRWLFAGEEKGPPHQNTVAYWWRKTLRDAGLFGIKLHDLRHFYASGLIAAGCDVVTVQRSLGHSKATTTLNTYAHLWPTAEDRTRKAAESIMSVSLGEPATPPAELAASTGG, from the coding sequence ATGGCGGGGAACATCGCCAAACGGGCGAACGGCAAGTGGCGGGCGCGGTACCGCGACGAGGCCGGCAAGGAACACTCACGGCACTTCGATCGCAAGATCGATGCCCAGCAGTGGCTGGATCAGGTCACCTCCGCCGTGGTCACCGGCACGTACGCCGATCCCCAGGCCGGACGGATCACGTTCGCCGCCTACTTCGGCGAGTGGTCGGCCCGCCAGGTCTGGGCACACAACACCGTGCTCGCGATGTCGCTGGAGGCCGGGTCGACGCCCTTCGCGGGGAAGCCGATTAGGCAGGTCCGCCGATCCGACGTCGAGGCCTGGATCAAGCAGATGAACGCCGGCGGCCTCGCCCCCGGCACGATCAAGACGCGGTACGTGAACGTCAGGTCGGTGTTCCGCGCCGCCGTCAAGGACAGGGTGATCGGCTCCGACCCGACCGACGGCGTACGCCTCCCCCGTCGACGTCGCGCGGACGTCGCCATGTCGATCCCCACCCCGGAGGAGGTGGGCCGACTCATGACCGCGGCCGACGAACGGTTCCAGCCATTCATCGCCCTCTGCGCGTTCGCCGGCCTGCGGCTCGGCGAAGCCGCTGGAGTCCAACTCGGCGACGTGGACGTCCTACGCAAGACACTCAAGGTGTCCCGCCAGGTCCAGCGCCTCAACGGCGGAGAGATCGACGTCCGAGCACCGAAGTACGGCTCCGAGCGCGTGGTCTACGTCGCCGACGGCCTGGTCAACGTGCTCGCCAAGCACGTCGCCAAGTACGGCACCACAGGCAAAAATCGCTGGCTCTTCGCCGGCGAGGAGAAGGGCCCGCCACACCAGAACACTGTCGCCTACTGGTGGCGCAAGACGCTGCGCGACGCCGGATTGTTCGGGATCAAGCTCCACGACCTCCGGCACTTCTACGCCTCTGGGCTCATCGCGGCCGGATGCGACGTCGTGACCGTCCAGCGCTCGCTCGGCCATTCGAAGGCGACAACGACCCTCAACACCTACGCCCACCTCTGGCCCACGGCCGAGGACCGCACGAGGAAGGCAGCGGAGTCGATCATGTCCGTGTCGCTCGGCGAGCCTGCCACGCCCCCAGCCGAGTTGGCGGCGAGCACGGGCGGGTGA
- a CDS encoding helix-turn-helix transcriptional regulator, with translation MTASPTNPIENRPMKNPGDEMLTLQEACAFLRIPEGTLRYWRHLGAGPHSFKIGRHVRYWRADLIRWLTEQASRPQNHR, from the coding sequence ATGACCGCATCACCGACCAACCCCATCGAGAACCGCCCCATGAAGAACCCCGGCGACGAGATGCTCACGCTCCAGGAGGCCTGCGCCTTCCTCCGCATCCCCGAAGGCACCCTGCGCTACTGGCGCCACCTCGGCGCCGGACCGCACAGCTTCAAGATCGGCCGCCACGTCCGCTACTGGCGCGCCGACCTCATCCGCTGGCTCACCGAGCAAGCCAGCCGTCCACAGAACCACCGCTGA
- a CDS encoding helix-turn-helix domain-containing protein: protein MLQVTVIVSARKAAGLSQRRFAELARTQQSSVSEYEKRRKSPTLEVVERLLDAADAELAVKRRVDFVYLKDPVLGSFAVPNRLWQVPVPRCFSRVQVFPFMGYADGKEIWDLSDPAERIEYYELVLCRGLDDMMLETVDAALLVEAWRHMHLPDAVRAAWQPLIDEAKGGASREDPPLDPAGINARMAAEIGITWQPGVLVGRGRPVRG from the coding sequence GTGCTGCAGGTGACGGTGATCGTGTCCGCCCGGAAGGCGGCGGGCTTGTCGCAGCGTCGTTTCGCGGAGCTGGCGAGGACCCAGCAGTCGTCGGTGTCGGAGTACGAGAAGCGCCGGAAGTCACCGACGCTCGAGGTCGTCGAGAGGTTGCTCGACGCTGCGGACGCCGAGCTCGCCGTGAAGCGGCGGGTCGACTTCGTCTACCTCAAGGACCCGGTGCTCGGGTCGTTTGCGGTGCCGAACCGGCTGTGGCAGGTCCCGGTGCCCCGGTGCTTCTCCCGCGTCCAGGTCTTCCCGTTCATGGGATACGCGGACGGCAAGGAGATCTGGGACCTTTCGGATCCCGCCGAGCGGATCGAGTATTACGAGCTGGTGCTGTGCCGAGGCCTCGACGACATGATGCTCGAGACGGTCGACGCCGCGCTCTTGGTCGAAGCTTGGCGCCACATGCACCTTCCTGATGCGGTCCGCGCGGCGTGGCAGCCGTTGATCGACGAGGCCAAGGGTGGGGCCTCCCGTGAGGATCCGCCGCTCGACCCCGCCGGGATCAACGCGCGGATGGCGGCGGAGATCGGCATCACCTGGCAACCGGGGGTCTTGGTGGGGCGGGGCCGTCCGGTCAGAGGCTGA